In one Elephas maximus indicus isolate mEleMax1 chromosome 9, mEleMax1 primary haplotype, whole genome shotgun sequence genomic region, the following are encoded:
- the CHMP5 gene encoding charged multivesicular body protein 5 → MNRFFGKAKPKAPPPSLTDCIGTVDSRAESIDKKISRLDAELVKYKDQIKKMREGPAKNMVKQKALRVLKQKRMYEQQRDNLAQQSFNMEQANYTIQSLKDTKTTVDAMKLGVKEMKKAYKQVKIDQIEDLQDQLEDMMEDANEIQEALSRSYGTPELDEDDLEAELDALGDELLADEDSSYLDEAASAPAIPEGVPTDTKNKDGVLVDEFGLPQIPAS, encoded by the exons ATGAACCGATTCTTCGGAAAAGCAAAACCGAAGGCTCCGCCTCCCAGCCTGACTGACTGCATTGGCACG GTGGATAGCCGGGCAGAATCCATTGACAAAAAGATTTCTCGACTGGATGCTGAACTAGTGAAGTATAAGGATCAGATCAAGAAGATGAGAGAGGGTCCTGCAAAG AATATGGTCAAGCAGAAAGCCTTGCGTGTTTTAAAGCAAAAACGGAT GTATGAGCAGCAGCGGGACAATCTCGCCCAACAGTCGTTTAACATGGAACAAGCCAATTACACCATCCAGTCATTGAAGGATACCAAGACCACG gTCGATGCTATGAAACTGggagtaaaagaaatgaagaaagcgtATAAGCAAGTGAAAATTGACCAGATAGAG GATCTACAAGACCAGCTGGAGGATATGATGGAAGACGCAAATGAAATCCAAGAAGCGCTGAGCCGTAGTTATGGCACCCCAGAGTTAGATGAAGATGACCTAGAAGCAG AACTGGATGCACTGGGTGATGAGCTTCTGGCTGATGAAGACAGCTCGTATTTAGATGAAGCAGCATCTGCACCTGCAATTCCTGAAGGTGTGCCCACTGACACAAAGAATAAG GATGGAGTGTTGGTGGATGAATTTGGTTTGCCACAGATCCCTGCTTCATAG